The genomic window GCATGGGGGCGGGACCATCGGATGGATCCCGCCGACGAGGCGTTTAGTTTTCATGCCGATGCTCGAATTCCTGAATCCGGATTCCGTGGTCTCGTCCCTGCGCGTGCGGGACAAGAAGCACGTGCTCCAGGAGCTGGCCGCCCACGCCGCCCGCCGCCTGGCCGGCCTGTCCGAACGCGACGTCTTCGAGACGCTGCTTCAGCGCGAACGGCTCGGCTCCACCGGCATCGGCGACGGCGTGGCGATCCCTCACGGCAAGCTCGGCCAGCTCGACCGCTTGTTCGGCCTCGTCGCCCGGCTGGAGAAGCCGGTGGATTTCGACGCCCTCGACGGACAGCCCGTGGATGTCGCCTTCCTGCTGCTCGCCCCCGAGGGCGCGGGGGCCGATCACCTGAAGGCGCTGGCTCAGGTCGCGCGGCTCCTGCGCGAGCCCGGGATGCTGGAGCGCATCCGCAGCGCCCGCGACGCCACCGCCCTCTACGCCCTGCTGGCCAACGGCCCGGCGACGCAGGCGGC from Methylorubrum populi includes these protein-coding regions:
- the ptsN gene encoding PTS IIA-like nitrogen regulatory protein PtsN, whose protein sequence is MPMLEFLNPDSVVSSLRVRDKKHVLQELAAHAARRLAGLSERDVFETLLQRERLGSTGIGDGVAIPHGKLGQLDRLFGLVARLEKPVDFDALDGQPVDVAFLLLAPEGAGADHLKALAQVARLLREPGMLERIRSARDATALYALLANGPATQAA